One window of uncultured Methanoregula sp. genomic DNA carries:
- a CDS encoding SHOCT domain-containing protein yields the protein MAYMMDYMWGSDGGYGYGSPFFGPGMMLFWLVVFLAIGYLVYKDANSRGMNGLLWFILVIIPMIGILFLIIYLIIRETAGQKAGNGNKAALDILKERYARGEITDEQFRKMSDEIRK from the coding sequence ATGGCCTATATGATGGATTATATGTGGGGCAGTGACGGAGGTTACGGCTACGGCTCCCCGTTCTTCGGTCCGGGCATGATGCTCTTCTGGCTGGTCGTCTTTCTCGCTATCGGGTATCTGGTCTATAAGGATGCAAACTCCCGCGGGATGAACGGCCTCCTCTGGTTTATCCTTGTCATCATCCCGATGATAGGGATCCTCTTCCTGATAATCTACCTCATCATCAGGGAAACCGCGGGACAAAAAGCCGGTAACGGGAACAAGGCAGCGCTGGATATTCTGAAAGAACGGTACGCCAGGGGCGAGATCACGGATGAACAGTTCCGGAAGATGAGCGACGAGATCAGGAAATAA
- a CDS encoding 50S ribosomal protein L1 — translation MVDRAKILEAVKTAIEKAPERKFSESIDITINLKNIDMAQPKNRIDETIMLPHGTGEKIGICVIGKGDIVTQAKDAKVELIIGPEEVERLGGAPREARKVASTYRYFLAETAVMPGVGRYLGPRLGPRGRMPMPIAGGQDIRPIVERLRNSVKIRTKDKTVFSTKVGSTSMKPEQVAENIETIVKRIESVLEQGPLNVRSVFVKTTMGPAVRLE, via the coding sequence ATGGTTGATAGGGCCAAAATTTTGGAAGCCGTAAAAACGGCGATTGAGAAGGCGCCAGAGCGTAAGTTCTCTGAGAGCATCGATATTACCATCAATCTCAAGAATATCGATATGGCGCAGCCGAAAAATCGTATCGACGAGACGATAATGCTCCCGCACGGAACCGGCGAAAAGATCGGTATCTGTGTCATCGGGAAAGGCGATATCGTCACGCAGGCAAAGGATGCCAAAGTCGAACTGATCATCGGCCCTGAAGAAGTTGAGCGGCTCGGCGGTGCACCCCGCGAAGCACGGAAAGTTGCCAGTACCTACCGGTACTTCCTTGCAGAGACAGCGGTCATGCCCGGTGTAGGCCGGTACTTAGGTCCCCGGCTCGGTCCGCGGGGCAGAATGCCGATGCCGATTGCCGGCGGGCAGGATATCCGCCCGATAGTCGAGCGTCTCCGGAACTCGGTGAAGATCCGTACCAAGGACAAGACGGTCTTCTCCACCAAGGTCGGATCAACTTCCATGAAGCCGGAGCAGGTCGCTGAGAACATCGAGACGATCGTCAAGAGGATCGAGTCTGTCCTTGAACAGGGTCCCCTGAACGTCCGTTCCGTCTTTGTCAAGACCACCATGGGTCCTGCAGTGAGGCTGGAATAA
- a CDS encoding slipin family protein, whose translation MDNTTMVILLVILAIIVVLVALSIRIVKQWERIVVLFLGKFVGIRGPGLIILIPFLNTVPYIIDLRVITTSFNAEQTLTKDTVPVNVDAVLFWQVFDVEKAALTVKNYHESVLLAAQTALRDVIGKTVLADMLAGRETIDHELQKTIQSRIDGWGINVLSVEIRDVVIPVELQNAMSMQAQAERERQARVILGDSERQIAKSFEDAAKTYEGNPTALHLRGMNMLYEGLKTNNSVLILVPSSVLNTMGLGDTTGLVALSQTLKAEREANKKSPAE comes from the coding sequence ATGGACAATACAACGATGGTTATACTACTGGTAATCCTGGCAATTATCGTAGTTCTTGTGGCACTGAGTATCCGGATTGTCAAACAATGGGAACGCATCGTTGTGCTGTTCCTGGGAAAATTTGTCGGGATACGGGGGCCCGGCCTGATAATCCTGATCCCGTTTCTCAATACCGTCCCGTATATCATCGACCTCAGGGTGATCACCACCTCGTTCAATGCCGAGCAGACCCTCACCAAGGACACGGTGCCGGTGAACGTGGATGCCGTGCTCTTCTGGCAGGTTTTCGATGTGGAAAAAGCAGCGCTCACGGTAAAGAATTACCATGAATCCGTGCTTCTTGCTGCCCAGACCGCTCTCCGGGATGTCATTGGTAAGACAGTCCTTGCCGATATGCTTGCCGGAAGGGAGACCATAGACCACGAACTCCAGAAGACCATCCAGAGCCGGATCGATGGCTGGGGAATCAATGTCCTGTCGGTGGAAATACGGGATGTTGTCATCCCGGTCGAACTCCAGAATGCCATGTCGATGCAGGCCCAGGCCGAGCGTGAACGGCAGGCCCGGGTCATTCTCGGGGATTCGGAACGGCAGATTGCCAAGAGTTTTGAGGATGCTGCAAAAACCTACGAGGGCAACCCTACCGCGCTCCACCTCCGGGGCATGAATATGCTGTACGAAGGCCTGAAAACCAATAATTCCGTCCTGATCCTCGTCCCGTCATCCGTTCTCAATACCATGGGACTGGGGGATACCACGGGTCTTGTCGCCCTCTCCCAGACCCTGAAAGCGGAGCGGGAGGCAAACAAGAAAAGCCCGGCGGAATAA
- a CDS encoding putative quinol monooxygenase, protein MLLVAAKCQVHPAHIHDFIRQVGQIIPVVRAEPGCTRYELHADAFSEGLFVFIEEWESQRHLDNHIATSHMQDHFAKCAGWMAAPTALTLYTVSGLHSVTM, encoded by the coding sequence ATGCTCCTTGTAGCTGCAAAATGCCAGGTTCATCCGGCTCACATTCATGACTTTATCCGGCAGGTAGGGCAGATTATTCCGGTTGTCCGGGCTGAACCGGGATGCACCCGGTACGAACTCCATGCAGATGCCTTTTCAGAAGGCCTGTTCGTCTTTATCGAGGAATGGGAAAGCCAGCGGCACCTTGACAATCACATTGCCACATCTCACATGCAGGATCATTTTGCGAAATGTGCCGGGTGGATGGCAGCACCAACGGCATTAACCCTGTATACCGTATCGGGGCTTCATTCAGTAACAATGTAA
- a CDS encoding Xaa-Pro peptidase family protein: MQAKVPQSELEDRLRRFRARMDSTNPGWELAIITSKVNLYYFTGTIQDGILLIPLDGEAVLWVRRSFPRAVDESLFPQIRPMQSYRTAAEALATIPRTVHLEKEQITLAMCQRLRKYISFDHAVGIDDVVGQIRSVKSPYERELMERAGAIHRLVLEDLAPDILREGMSEAEFSSELYSVMVREGHHGIVRFGMSEAEIVLGLIAFGESSIYPTFLDSPGGNAGMSPAVPLFGSRERKLRKGDLIFCDIGCGYHGYHTDKTMTYVFGGSLPEEAVAIHRQCVDIQDAIIPLLRPGAVPSQIYQAVTEELDAAFLENFMGYGSRKVQFLGHGIGLEIAENPVIAKGFDEPIAEGMVFALEPKKGIKGIGMVGIENTFVVTPAGGRSITGSHPGLMPVG, encoded by the coding sequence ATGCAGGCAAAGGTCCCGCAAAGCGAACTCGAAGACAGGTTACGGAGGTTCCGGGCGCGGATGGACAGTACAAATCCCGGCTGGGAGCTTGCCATCATCACCAGTAAGGTCAATCTTTACTATTTTACCGGGACAATCCAGGACGGCATACTTCTCATCCCCCTGGACGGGGAAGCAGTCCTCTGGGTACGCCGGAGTTTCCCGCGGGCAGTGGACGAATCCCTCTTCCCGCAGATCCGGCCCATGCAGAGTTACCGCACTGCGGCAGAAGCACTTGCCACGATTCCCCGGACAGTACATCTCGAGAAAGAACAGATCACCCTTGCCATGTGCCAGCGGCTCCGCAAGTACATCTCGTTTGACCACGCCGTGGGGATCGATGATGTCGTGGGACAGATCCGTTCGGTCAAGAGCCCGTACGAACGGGAACTCATGGAACGGGCTGGCGCTATCCATCGCCTGGTTCTTGAGGATCTGGCACCAGATATTCTGCGGGAAGGTATGAGCGAAGCGGAATTCTCAAGCGAACTCTACTCCGTCATGGTGAGGGAAGGGCATCACGGGATTGTCCGGTTCGGCATGTCCGAAGCGGAGATTGTGCTGGGACTGATAGCCTTTGGCGAGAGCTCCATCTATCCTACATTCCTCGACAGCCCCGGGGGAAATGCCGGGATGTCTCCTGCCGTTCCGCTGTTCGGGAGCCGTGAGCGCAAACTCAGAAAAGGCGATCTTATCTTCTGCGATATCGGCTGCGGGTATCACGGGTACCATACGGACAAGACCATGACCTATGTTTTTGGTGGAAGCCTGCCGGAAGAGGCGGTCGCGATCCACCGGCAGTGCGTGGATATCCAGGATGCAATCATCCCCCTCCTCAGGCCGGGCGCAGTCCCCTCCCAAATCTACCAGGCCGTAACCGAAGAGCTTGATGCGGCATTCCTGGAAAATTTCATGGGGTACGGGAGCCGGAAGGTGCAGTTCCTTGGCCACGGGATCGGCCTTGAGATTGCCGAGAACCCGGTGATAGCGAAAGGGTTCGATGAACCCATTGCGGAAGGCATGGTCTTTGCCCTTGAGCCCAAGAAAGGAATCAAAGGGATCGGCATGGTCGGTATCGAGAACACCTTCGTCGTCACTCCCGCAGGCGGCCGCAGCATCACGGGCAGCCACCCGGGCCTGATGCCGGTCGGATAA
- the rpl12p gene encoding 50S ribosomal protein P1, whose amino-acid sequence MEYIYAALLLHKAGKKVDENGVKAVLTAAGVAVNESRVKALIAALEGVNIEDAIKAAAAAPVAVAAAPAAAGHAAAKEEPKEEHKKEDEESGMAGLGALFG is encoded by the coding sequence ATGGAGTATATCTATGCAGCCCTTCTCCTCCACAAGGCAGGAAAGAAGGTAGACGAGAACGGCGTAAAGGCAGTCCTTACCGCCGCAGGTGTAGCAGTTAACGAATCCCGTGTCAAGGCACTCATTGCAGCCCTCGAAGGCGTCAACATTGAGGACGCAATCAAGGCAGCAGCCGCAGCACCGGTCGCAGTTGCAGCAGCACCCGCAGCAGCAGGCCACGCCGCCGCCAAGGAAGAGCCAAAGGAAGAGCACAAGAAGGAAGACGAAGAGAGCGGCATGGCAGGGCTCGGTGCCCTGTTCGGCTAA
- a CDS encoding 50S ribosomal protein L10 — protein sequence MALYTHHLPAWKKDEVTDIKKNAKQYKLIGLVDMYGIPAQQVQQIRRNLRGKAVIKVTRNTLIKHAFEEIGGETKNLSQYISGHSAIIFTNDNPFKLFKQLEKTKTKMAAKAGEKAPEDIVIPAGPTSFKPGPIVGELQQAGIPAAIEGGKVKIRETKTVVKKGAVISAKLATVLAKLDIKPMDVGLALQAAFHDGSIYEPSVLSVDETVLLGQIVLASRQAFALSVEAAIPTKDSMDAILTKAVRDARGVAIEAAIYEKDVVDAIIGKAYREGQVISNLVK from the coding sequence ATGGCGTTGTATACCCACCACCTTCCCGCGTGGAAGAAGGACGAGGTCACAGACATCAAGAAGAACGCGAAGCAGTACAAGCTCATCGGGCTTGTCGACATGTACGGTATCCCCGCACAGCAGGTGCAGCAGATCCGCCGGAATCTCCGCGGAAAGGCTGTCATCAAGGTGACGAGGAACACCCTCATCAAGCACGCGTTCGAGGAGATCGGCGGGGAGACCAAGAACCTCTCGCAGTACATCTCCGGTCACTCGGCGATCATCTTCACCAACGACAACCCGTTCAAGCTCTTCAAGCAGCTGGAAAAGACCAAGACCAAGATGGCGGCAAAGGCCGGCGAGAAAGCGCCGGAAGATATCGTCATCCCGGCCGGTCCGACCAGCTTCAAGCCGGGCCCGATTGTCGGGGAACTGCAGCAGGCAGGCATTCCCGCAGCAATCGAAGGCGGCAAGGTCAAGATCAGGGAGACCAAGACGGTTGTCAAGAAAGGCGCCGTAATCTCGGCAAAACTCGCAACAGTACTTGCCAAGCTCGATATCAAGCCCATGGACGTTGGTCTTGCCCTGCAGGCAGCGTTCCACGATGGCAGCATTTACGAGCCGTCAGTATTGTCGGTTGACGAGACGGTCCTCCTCGGGCAGATCGTGCTTGCAAGCAGGCAGGCATTCGCCCTCTCGGTCGAGGCAGCGATCCCGACGAAAGACTCGATGGATGCAATCCTGACCAAAGCAGTCAGGGATGCACGCGGCGTTGCAATCGAAGCCGCAATCTACGAGAAAGACGTTGTTGATGCGATTATCGGTAAAGCGTACAGAGAAGGCCAGGTTATCTCTAACCTGGTGAAATAA
- a CDS encoding DJ-1/PfpI family protein has product MRDVVTILFNGFETLDVFGPIEVFGRLPEEFNPLFYSLAGGIVTSTQKVPVMTRPLAELKSSKYILFIPGGIGAREEINNDAFIGAIRSLAGNAEFIITVCTGSILLSKTSILDGRQATSNKMAFAWTKTSPDVIWIKTARWVKDGTIYTSSGVSAGTDMALGFIADQLGYTRAKQVSREIEYTWNEDPALDPFAELYP; this is encoded by the coding sequence ATGAGAGATGTTGTCACAATCCTGTTCAATGGTTTTGAAACGCTTGATGTGTTTGGCCCGATAGAAGTCTTCGGCAGACTGCCCGAAGAGTTCAACCCGCTTTTTTATTCGCTGGCCGGAGGAATCGTCACAAGCACCCAGAAGGTCCCGGTGATGACCCGGCCCCTTGCCGAACTGAAATCCTCGAAGTATATTTTGTTCATTCCGGGAGGAATCGGTGCGAGAGAGGAGATAAACAACGATGCATTCATTGGAGCGATCAGATCCCTGGCCGGAAACGCCGAGTTCATCATTACCGTGTGTACCGGTTCAATCCTCTTATCCAAAACCAGTATCCTGGACGGGAGGCAGGCCACTTCGAACAAGATGGCGTTTGCCTGGACAAAGACTTCCCCGGACGTGATCTGGATCAAAACAGCCCGGTGGGTAAAAGACGGTACTATCTATACCAGTTCGGGCGTCAGCGCCGGAACGGATATGGCGCTCGGATTCATAGCAGACCAGCTGGGATACACCCGGGCAAAACAGGTAAGCCGGGAGATAGAATATACGTGGAACGAAGATCCCGCCCTGGACCCGTTTGCGGAACTGTACCCGTAA
- a CDS encoding transcription elongation factor Spt5: protein MTQPTPPAPAAPSVPSEPEVFNNRIFAIKTTSKQERTVADNILKAIDTKATDVKVTAIIVPNELKGYVLVETPEKMNRIEQLVELIAHARTVLSGETSLAEVGHFLIPKPVVSGIEEGTIVELIAGPFKGEKAIVKRVDSSKEEITVELYESVVPIPITVRGDNVRVVEKYSDQK from the coding sequence ATGACACAGCCAACCCCCCCCGCCCCGGCAGCGCCGTCAGTACCCTCGGAACCGGAGGTCTTCAACAACCGGATCTTTGCTATCAAGACCACGTCCAAGCAGGAGCGGACGGTAGCAGACAATATCCTCAAGGCCATTGACACCAAGGCAACGGATGTCAAGGTAACGGCAATCATCGTCCCGAACGAGCTGAAAGGCTATGTGCTTGTGGAGACACCCGAGAAGATGAACCGGATCGAGCAGCTGGTAGAGCTGATCGCTCATGCCCGTACCGTCCTTTCAGGTGAGACAAGCCTTGCGGAAGTAGGTCACTTCCTCATCCCGAAACCGGTCGTTTCCGGTATCGAAGAAGGAACCATCGTCGAGCTCATTGCCGGTCCTTTCAAGGGCGAGAAGGCAATCGTCAAGCGGGTCGACTCATCCAAAGAAGAGATCACGGTCGAGCTCTACGAGAGCGTGGTTCCGATCCCGATCACGGTCCGGGGCGACAATGTCCGCGTGGTCGAGAAGTACTCCGACCAAAAATAA
- a CDS encoding 50S ribosomal protein L11, with product MAEVVEVLVPGGRATAGPPLGPSLGPLGINVKAVVDEINKKTASFNGMQVPVRIEVDAKKNFTLTVGIPPTTALIKKEVGIEKGSGEPNVKVAGNLPFEAAVRIANMKLEGMLSYELKTAVKEVIGTCVSMGVTVDGKKAKDVFALINEGKYDSVLVK from the coding sequence ATGGCAGAAGTGGTCGAGGTTTTAGTACCCGGCGGAAGGGCAACAGCAGGTCCACCATTAGGACCCTCCCTGGGACCACTCGGTATCAACGTGAAGGCCGTAGTCGACGAGATCAACAAGAAGACCGCCTCATTCAACGGAATGCAGGTCCCGGTCAGGATCGAAGTCGACGCAAAGAAGAACTTCACGCTGACAGTCGGTATACCCCCGACGACGGCACTCATCAAGAAAGAGGTCGGTATCGAGAAAGGTTCCGGAGAGCCCAACGTCAAAGTGGCAGGAAACCTGCCATTCGAGGCCGCTGTCAGAATTGCCAACATGAAACTCGAAGGCATGCTCTCTTACGAGCTGAAGACTGCCGTTAAGGAAGTCATCGGCACGTGCGTCAGCATGGGAGTTACCGTTGACGGCAAGAAGGCAAAGGATGTCTTCGCCCTCATCAATGAAGGCAAGTACGACAGTGTACTCGTGAAATAA
- a CDS encoding protein translocase SEC61 complex subunit gamma, with translation MEISKPDFKTSVIHEELFRKYLRVLKLARTPSREEFTKIATVAAAGIMLIGLIGFIIYMFFDHKQLFGF, from the coding sequence ATGGAAATTTCAAAGCCTGATTTCAAAACGAGCGTCATCCACGAAGAATTGTTCCGCAAATACCTGCGGGTCTTAAAGCTCGCGCGCACTCCCTCCCGGGAAGAGTTCACCAAGATCGCAACGGTCGCAGCAGCCGGCATAATGCTTATCGGGTTGATAGGATTCATCATCTACATGTTCTTCGACCACAAGCAGCTCTTCGGATTCTGA
- a CDS encoding GNAT family protein, which yields MVFSITTERLILEDMNGNDCALMQQLARDHRVMRYVLIWLENDEQVAGFVQHAIDTAQQQADRKDYLLAIRIPGTGAFAGFVMLEIDPEETSTAEVGCILLPDYWKNGYASEILRALLAFGFGELALHRVYGKCDELNLASAHVLEKGGLVYEGTLREHVWLRDHWRSTRYYGLLAEEYSPSG from the coding sequence ATGGTTTTTTCGATAACAACAGAACGGCTGATCCTTGAGGATATGAACGGGAATGATTGTGCCCTCATGCAGCAACTAGCCCGGGATCATCGGGTGATGCGGTACGTGCTCATCTGGCTCGAGAACGATGAGCAGGTAGCCGGTTTCGTACAGCATGCTATCGATACCGCACAGCAGCAGGCAGACCGGAAGGATTACCTGCTTGCCATCCGGATCCCGGGGACCGGGGCATTCGCCGGCTTCGTGATGCTCGAGATCGATCCTGAGGAAACAAGCACTGCAGAGGTCGGGTGCATCCTGTTGCCGGATTACTGGAAAAACGGGTACGCGTCTGAAATTCTCCGGGCACTTCTCGCTTTCGGGTTTGGCGAACTCGCCCTGCACCGGGTGTACGGGAAATGCGATGAGCTGAACCTCGCCTCTGCCCATGTCCTGGAGAAAGGCGGTCTCGTGTACGAAGGCACGCTCCGCGAGCATGTCTGGCTCCGGGATCACTGGCGGTCGACCCGGTACTACGGGCTTCTGGCTGAGGAGTATTCCCCTTCCGGGTAG
- a CDS encoding nuclear transport factor 2 family protein, whose translation MDSLTPDYVRTLFASLENGRPDEFFRHVAQDVDWTVMGTHPLAGRYHNRETFINSTFRRLNRVLKDGVLLRVTGILVSGDTAAVELEALSTALNGKPFGNRYCWICRFDSGQIVEVRAYLDSALVQKLLDENEPEAAR comes from the coding sequence ATGGACTCCCTTACTCCCGATTACGTGCGAACCCTTTTTGCCAGCCTTGAGAACGGAAGACCGGATGAATTTTTCCGTCATGTAGCGCAGGATGTGGACTGGACCGTGATGGGAACCCACCCGCTCGCAGGCAGGTACCATAATCGGGAAACCTTCATCAACAGCACATTCCGGCGGCTGAACCGGGTCCTTAAGGATGGCGTTCTGCTCCGGGTCACCGGCATTCTTGTCAGCGGCGACACTGCGGCGGTCGAACTGGAGGCGCTCTCCACTGCGCTCAATGGGAAGCCGTTCGGCAACCGGTACTGCTGGATCTGCAGGTTCGATTCCGGGCAGATTGTCGAGGTCAGGGCCTATCTCGATTCAGCGCTCGTGCAGAAGCTGCTGGATGAGAACGAGCCGGAAGCTGCCCGGTAA
- the hypF gene encoding carbamoyltransferase HypF, with amino-acid sequence MQKKGKITVRGIVQGVGFRPFVYAQACALGIAGTVKNLGSEVEIHARGENFDAFARAVSRGPPLARIDSVAIADTAVDIPDGFFILASGTGSFSGMIPPDIAICDDCIADIFRHGGGYENYWATSCTNCGPRYSIINDIPYDRERTAMADFPMCPTCAAEYQDPGCRRHHAQTIACASCGPELRLFDRLGHVVDCPDPVEEAAELLDDGKILAIRGIGGFHLVCIEESADLLKHRLGRIEQPFAIMVRPDHIDTLAEISESDRQLLEGPIHPILVLEKRDPAAHATISNLHTIGCMLPYTGLHHLLFSHLRHPLLIMTSANMPGYPMITGIDVAMAKLNRDADFFLTHNRTIVNRVDDSVMRDGYIIRLSRGIAPKRTAIDLGNHCILAVGPELNANATIYKNGFAITSPHVGNVRNPPTLAYLEETVRNISRLLGAKFDVVAHDLHPQFLSTRFARELAADRGLELIPVQHHRAHIAAATTEPCVGIAIDGVGYGDDGSVWGCEIFSGQVPDLKRVAHLEPMAMPGGDLATRFPERMLYGILPDEDILSLLASRGWSDIELGVLEKQVASGFNVTRTTSTGRVLDAASALLGICRERTYDGEPAMKLESAAAMGTAEAWDLSFSFQDGCEVLSSRSLIETALHRLPKGPDPDRQMIHSVAASFQYNLARGIARMAVNAAERDGHRTIALSGGVAYNHAIRETIRREIEARGFTCRINAEYPLGDGCVSFGQCVFAGKLLEQRS; translated from the coding sequence ATGCAGAAAAAGGGCAAAATTACCGTTCGGGGCATTGTCCAGGGTGTCGGGTTTCGCCCTTTCGTCTATGCACAGGCATGCGCTCTCGGCATCGCCGGTACCGTGAAGAATCTCGGCAGCGAAGTGGAGATCCATGCCAGGGGTGAGAACTTCGATGCATTTGCCCGTGCAGTCTCCCGGGGGCCCCCGCTCGCCCGGATCGATTCCGTTGCCATCGCGGACACGGCCGTTGATATCCCGGACGGTTTTTTTATCCTGGCCAGCGGCACCGGTTCGTTCTCGGGCATGATCCCGCCGGATATTGCAATCTGCGATGACTGCATTGCCGATATCTTCCGGCATGGCGGAGGATACGAGAACTACTGGGCCACATCCTGCACCAACTGCGGGCCCCGCTACAGCATCATCAACGATATTCCGTATGATCGCGAGCGGACGGCGATGGCGGACTTCCCGATGTGCCCGACCTGTGCAGCTGAGTACCAGGACCCCGGCTGCCGGCGCCACCACGCCCAGACGATCGCGTGTGCGAGCTGCGGCCCGGAGCTCCGGCTCTTTGACCGGCTCGGTCACGTGGTTGACTGCCCGGATCCGGTTGAAGAGGCGGCAGAACTCCTTGATGACGGGAAGATCCTCGCAATCCGGGGCATCGGCGGGTTCCACCTCGTCTGCATCGAGGAATCCGCAGATCTCCTCAAGCACCGCCTCGGCCGGATCGAGCAGCCGTTTGCCATCATGGTGCGCCCGGACCATATCGATACGCTGGCAGAGATTAGCGAATCTGACCGGCAACTGCTCGAAGGGCCCATCCATCCCATTCTCGTCCTGGAGAAACGCGACCCGGCAGCCCATGCAACGATCAGCAATCTCCATACGATTGGCTGCATGCTCCCCTACACCGGTCTCCACCATCTCCTCTTCTCCCACCTCAGGCACCCGCTCCTGATCATGACGAGCGCCAACATGCCCGGGTACCCGATGATCACCGGGATCGATGTAGCCATGGCCAAGCTGAACCGGGACGCGGATTTCTTCCTGACCCACAACCGGACGATCGTGAACCGGGTCGACGATTCCGTGATGCGGGACGGCTACATCATCCGGCTCTCCCGGGGTATCGCCCCGAAGAGGACCGCGATCGATCTCGGGAACCACTGCATCCTTGCTGTCGGCCCCGAGCTGAACGCCAATGCCACGATCTACAAAAACGGCTTTGCCATCACCTCGCCCCACGTGGGCAATGTCCGGAACCCGCCAACGCTTGCGTACCTTGAAGAGACCGTCCGGAACATCAGCCGGCTTCTCGGGGCGAAGTTCGATGTTGTTGCCCACGATCTCCACCCCCAGTTCCTCTCCACCCGCTTCGCCCGCGAACTTGCAGCAGACCGGGGGCTCGAACTCATCCCCGTGCAGCACCACCGGGCCCACATCGCCGCCGCGACAACGGAGCCATGCGTAGGCATAGCGATTGATGGCGTGGGATACGGTGACGACGGCTCGGTCTGGGGATGCGAGATCTTCTCCGGGCAGGTCCCGGACCTCAAACGCGTTGCCCACCTTGAACCAATGGCCATGCCCGGCGGGGACCTCGCTACCCGGTTCCCCGAACGGATGCTCTACGGCATCCTCCCGGACGAGGACATTCTCTCGCTTCTCGCCAGCCGTGGCTGGTCGGATATCGAACTCGGCGTGCTCGAAAAACAGGTTGCATCGGGGTTCAACGTGACCCGCACCACCAGCACCGGCCGGGTGCTGGACGCGGCAAGCGCCCTGCTCGGGATCTGCCGGGAGCGGACGTACGATGGCGAGCCGGCCATGAAACTGGAATCAGCTGCCGCGATGGGGACGGCGGAAGCGTGGGATCTCTCCTTCTCGTTCCAGGACGGCTGCGAAGTCCTCTCCTCACGGTCCCTGATCGAAACGGCACTGCACCGGCTCCCGAAAGGGCCCGACCCTGACCGACAGATGATCCACTCGGTTGCGGCATCCTTCCAGTACAATCTTGCCCGGGGCATTGCCCGGATGGCCGTCAATGCTGCCGAACGGGACGGGCACAGGACTATAGCACTCAGCGGCGGGGTTGCCTACAACCACGCAATCCGCGAGACGATCCGACGGGAGATCGAAGCCCGGGGATTTACCTGCCGGATCAATGCCGAGTACCCGCTCGGGGACGGGTGTGTCTCGTTCGGCCAGTGCGTCTTTGCGGGAAAACTGCTGGAACAACGCTCCTGA